Genomic DNA from Paenibacillus donghaensis:
ACCAGCTCGGCATACTCTCCGGCTTGTTGAACCATTAATTCCGTTCCATAGAAGGATTCCTCATGCCAGGCAAACAGCTTCTGCTTGAGGATGAGGCCGGATATGAAGTCTCCGTTGTCTGTGGTTCCATATAATAAGGCATCCCCATGCTCACTGAGGGTTAGCCGAACGATAATCTTGCGTAGAGGTGTGATCATGAAATCAGGTTTCCTTTCCGCAGCTCCTCCTGCAGTGCGCGCAGTCTGCTGTGCTTTGCCGTGAAGGAGCTTAGGAACAGCTCCCAGCGTTCCTCGCGTTTGATTTTTTTGTACAGCTTGGCCAGCCGTTTCAGCAGCTTCACCGCCGCCTTATAGCTGTCACGGTTCTTCTCGATCACGAAACGCTCCACCGCCTGGTGATAGAAGGGCAGCAGCAGCTCAGGCGCATGCTTCTCCAGCGGCTGCAGGTCGCGAACCCGGAAGTCCGAGGGGGCTGCGCCGCTGGAGATCTGGTAATCCATCCACTCCTGCCATTTGCCGCGGCCGAGCAGCTTCTCATCATATAAATCACGGGAGAAGGGCAGCATCTCGGTTAGAGTGCTCCACATTCTAGGCTCCTCTTCAGGCAGATGGCTGAGCGCCTCCTCCCAACATTCGGAATACCGTTTCAAGCTATAATAATGCTTATTCAGCTGCGGTCCAATCCGCACCAGCCAGTCCACCAGCCGATCCCATTCTTCGTCTGCGATGATAATCTCTATGAAATCCATCCATTCTCCAGGCTGAATTCCCGGCTGCTCCGCTGCCAGCTGCAGGAACTCCCAAGCCGCGAGGTCATCCTCCAGATAGAAATACATCCGCCCCTGGGCGAGCCGCCAGGAATTCTTGCTGAGTGCTGCGCCAAGCTCAGCCTCCGCCTGCCGCAGCAGGGAGATTTCGTTGAGATAAACCTCAGGCTCGGCTGTATAGTAGGCAATCCAGTTGTCCCACACCAGACTATAGAATAGCGAGAAAGGAGGTTCATCCCGCCGTCCCCGGGTTTCGGTCAGCATGGCTTGACGCAGCAGAGCCACAGTATCCATCAGCCGGGTGAATTGGTCCGGTTCGCTGTTTAGTGGCAGGTCTTGCTCCAGCAGGTGTTCTCCGATATATTCCTGAAGATCAGATACGGCTATTTGGGTGTAATATCCTAAAGAGGAGCCATATCCCTGAGGCAGGGAAGAAATGCCGGTTCCAGGAATCAGCGTCTCCAGTACATACAGTCTGGAATTGAGCTGGAAGAGCAGCGTTGCTGCAGGGCCAAGCTCAGGCTGGTACTCCGTAATCGCCGCCAGCGCCTTCTCGACATATTGAGAGTTACGGACGCTCTGTGCCAGCGGTGCAACAGCGGTGGCGAAATACTCGCGCCACTGTGTGACCGTTGCGCTCCCAAGCTGCTTCGCCAGCTGCTTCAGCTGCTGCTTGGTGGGGCGACGGCTCGCGCCGCCGGAATCACTGCCGGAGTCTTGCACGGTCCTTATTACGGCTGCTTTGGCGTTAGCCAGCATGTTTACCGAGCGATTCTGCTGTTCGGCATAACACATCAGCAAAGCCGCCATATGCTTGCAGGGGCCACCGACCGGGCAGTTGCAGCGGCCGAGGCGCAGGTCGGTCAGATCGACCGACACCACATAATCCTCCCGGCCTTCAACAATGGCCTTCAGGCCGGGAGGTCCGAACTCGTTGCTGCGCATCGTACGCACGCGCCGCTGTTTATAGTATTGGAACCCCCGCTTAAGGGTAAGATCATCGAAACAATAGGCTACATTCTGTATAAGCCAGTTCCACCGGTTGTCATCAAGCGTATAGTCATTCAGCTTCTCCATGGTCAATCAATCTCCTGTACATCCAGATAGCTTCTATTATAACATTGTAGATATAACATTGTAGACCGTAAGCCTGATCCTCTCTTGAAGCCTGATCCCCTTATATGATCGCTGCAATAACACGAAATGCTGCAGGCTGTGAAGAATATGATAGGCTCCAATCAAGTGGAAACGGCTTCTCCGTCCTTTTAAAAGGACGGAGAGTTTCAGCGAGAAATAGAAGGATAATTTATAGCGTGGAATATAAAATTTTTTATATATTGAAAAAAGGCTGGAAGTGTTACTCTGGAAGTTGGCACTTTAGAAATGCGGAAGGATGAATTTACACCCATGCTGCGATTTAGATTGAAATATCTGTTCAAAAACAAACAAACCCGGCTGATCCTGATGCTCACACTCAGTGTGTCGTTATTGATTACTGTGATTGGTCTTTTCTCCTACGGACAGTACCGCGATGCGCTGGATACGGAGCTTAACACCCCCAACGTGGAGCTGCTGCAGATTAACCTTGATGTGACTAACCGTGCGTTCCGGGAAGCCGACAATAAAGCAGTCGATGTGTCCTTTCAGCCATCCGTCATTCAATATATGAATACGGATACGCAGGACAATGCAGCGAAGGCCGAGGAGCCGCAGGTCTATCTGCGCACGCTTGCCACCGAACCGGATATCCATTCGATTAAAGTGCTCAAATTCAGCGATCAATCCCTGATTTCGAGCAATGACGGATATATGGCAGATTGGGAAGAGGCGGCAGACTATGCCTGGAGCACCTGGATCGGCGAGATCAAGGAGAAACCGCTGTTAATCAAAAGAAGGCAATACACCGGTACCAACTCTAAGCTGGGCATGACCGAGCTGCTTACCCTGGCTAGACCGATTGTGCAGGATGGCCAGACAGTAGGCGCAGTTGTGGTCGACCTGGACTATGACTGGCTGTTCTCCCAAATGTACACCCACTTGTCCAGCTATCAATTCGTCTATAATCTGGAGGGGGAGCTGATCTACCCCAAGCTGAATCTGCCGTTCCCCCTGGAGAATATGAAGGAAGTCCTATCCCTCATCGATGTAAGCCCCTTTGCCCATGTGAAGATTGAAGGACAGGCTTACATGGCCAATCAAACCTTCTCCAACGTTACCGGCTGGCGGCTGATCTCACTCGTTCCGATGGAGCAGCTGCTGAAGAATGTGACCATCGCGCGCAATATGATGCTGTCGCTGTCGTTGATCTCCATCCTAGTAGGCTGCTCGGCGATTTATTACTATAACTTTGCTTCCTTCCGTCCGCTCAAACGGATTAATAAGCTGCTGAATCCCGGGCTGAAGTCCGGAGGACAGGGCAATCTCTATGACCTGGAGCCGGTGATCGGCAAGCTGGTCGGCGATTTCCAGAGCAAGTCGCTGGTAGCGGAATGGAGTCTGCCTGAGCTGCGCAGCAAATTTGTCCACGATCTGATTACGCGCAGCATCGGCACCCAGGAGACCGGAGCCAAGTGGGGGCATTATTTCGAGGGCTGGAAGGAAGGTCCCTTCGAGGTGCTGATTGTGTCGATCGACCGTCATACCCAGTGGGCCGCCGCGTATCAGGAAGAGGATCAGATGCTGCTCAAATATGCCATCAACAATATTATCGTGGAATACTTTCAACCCGCCTGGCAGGTGGTGACGGCTACGCCGCAGAAGGACAGTCTGGTCGTACTGCTGCAGCCTAGAGAGCTGCAAGAGACGGAGCTTACCGAGAACGCCGGGCAATTAATAGACATGATCCAGAATCTGCTCAACATATCCGTGTCGGTCGGGATCGGCAACCCCGCCCCGGCAATCACCAAGGTCGCTCGCGCGTACGCCGAAGCCAACCTTGCCCTGTCCCACCGTCTGTACGAAGGGTATGGCCGGGTACGCCATTATGCGGCCGAGGAGCCGCGGTATGCGGAGAGCCTGCAGGCAGTGGATGATACCTGGAAGCAGGAAGTGCTCCATGCCCTGAAATCCTCTGCTGCGACCACCGGTGTGGAGTGGATTCGCCGCTGGTCGGCAGATGCACGCAAAAAAGTCATACAGCCGCAGAAAATATTCCGCATGGTGGATGATCTGCTGGAGGAGCTGCTTGCCATAGCCGGCGCAGGCGGCCACCCGCTGCCTGAAGAGCTGGCTAATTATACCCGTCACCAGGTGACAACGATGGATCTGTCCGAGATTGAACAGATGCTCTGCGGGATTGTGGAGCGGATGTCCGAGGAACTGGGCCAGCACCGCCAGTCGAAGGAGTATCTGCTGGCTCAGGCTATGATCCAATATATGGAGAATCATCTACAGGATAATATCGGGCTTCAGGATATTGCCTCTCATGTGAATATGGGGATCTCTTCTGTCAGCAATATTTTTAAAGAAGAGACCGGAACAACCGTGTACGACTATCTGACCAACCTGAGAATTGATAAAGCCTGTGAGCTGCTGTCCGGCAGCGGCATGAAAATTGCAGATATTGCGATGCTGGTCGGCTACCAGAATGAGAACAGCTTCATCCGGGCCTTCCGTAAGATCAAATCTATCACACCGGGCAAGTTCCGGGAGAACAGCAAATATTCCAAAACGTATGCAGATCCGCCAAAACCGCGCCAATCCAGCGTTTCTGAGGATTCAGAATAAGATTATACGATTGCCCGTACGCTCCCATATGCGTTAAAGTTCTACTTGAGAAAACTTTCACAGCTGCTGAAAATTTTCACAATCACAGCTGATGCTTAGCGAATATGGGGGTGAAGCGAATAGCGCTGCCAAGGAGGGATAGTGTTGACAAGAACAACAAAGATGGGTATCTGGATTACATCAGGCCTCATGGTTCTACTATTGATTTGGGCGGGATACCGAATGGCCGGAGAACACAGCCGGATTGATGAAAGCGCTGATTTTCCCAAGAAGCCGATTACATTGATTGTGCCGTATGCAGCAGGAGGCGGAACAGATTTAACAGCGAGAGCATTGGCCCAGGCCACGGAGAAAGTTCTGAGAGAACCCATTATAGTAGTTAACCGGACGGGCGGCGGTAGTTCCGTTGGATTGATGGAAGGGGCGAACGCCAAGGGAGATGGCTACACCGTTACTTTTCTCCCGGCAGAGCTGACCATTCTTCCGCATCTCGGGTTGCTTCCGATTACCTATGAGAAGTTCAAGCCTATCGCCCAAACGAATTTTGATCCTTCCGCCATTACCGTGAGAGCCGAAGCGCCATTCAAGACCGTGAATGAATTTCTCGACTTTGCGAAAGCGCATCCAGGTGAACTGAAAATGGGAAACGCAGGAACGGGAAGCATTTGGCATTTAGCTGCTGTGACGTTGGAACGGGAAACAGGTGTGAAGTTTGCACATATTCCTTTTGAAGGAGCGGGACCTGCGGTTTCTGCCCTGATGGACGGTTTTGTCGATGCGGTGCCTGTGAGTCCGGCTGAGGTGAAGAAGTATGTGGATGAAGGCAAGCTGCGCACCCTGGCAGTTAATGCCGACAAGCGCTCCGAAGCGCTGCCCGGTGTCCCTACACTGGAAGAAGAGACCGGGATTCACGTGAACTTTACCAGCACATGGAGAGGGCTCGCAGTCCCGAAGGACACGCCGGATGAAATTGCAGAACTGTTGGCGAGTGCTTTTATCAAAGGGACAGAGGACAAGGAATTCAAGAATTATATGCAATTGAACGGATTGCAGCTGCAGGTCAAGAACGGCAAGGCATTCGGACAGCAGCTACAGGAGAGTCATGACTTGTTCGCCAAGATGATTCCGGAGCTGGGGCTGAGCCGTAAGTAAGATGAAAGCGTCGTCAGGACAAATTTCCCACGGGAGCGCAGGCACCAGGAAGGAATGTGGTGAGAGCGGATATCCCCGGGACTGATTTCCTGCGCCTATTTTTAGAAGATTTGAGAGGGTTGAACCCGCAATAATGACTTAATTACGTTAAGAGAGGTAGGATACACACTTATGAAAATTAAAAAAACGCTAGACCGGATTCCCGGCGGCATGATGCTGGTTCCTTTATTCCTGGGGGCAATTATTCACACCGCTTTCCCTGGTGCCGGAGAATATTTCGGCGGATTCACCAAAGGCCTGATGACAGGCACCGTGCCGATTCTGGCTGTATGGTTCTTCTGCATGGGAGCGGCTATTGATGTAAGAGCAACAGGAACGGTCCTGCGCAAATCGGGAACACTGGTGCTGACTAAAATCGCCGTAGCCTGGGTGGTTGCGATGATTGCGATTCAGTTCATGCCTGAGGGCGGTGTTAAGAGCGGATTCTTCGCTGGCTTGTCCGTGCTTGCCATCATTTCGGCCATGGATATGACCAACGGCGGTCTGTATGCTTCCATTATGCAGCAATATGGCACCAAAGAAGAGTCCGGGGCATTCGTACTGATGTCTCTGGAGTCCGGACCACTTGTAACGATGCTGATTCTGGGCAGTACCGGTGTTGCCGTGTTTGAACCGCATCTGTTCGTTGGTGCTGTGCTTCCGTTCCTGATTGGCTTCATTCTGGGTAACGTCGACCATGATCTGCGTGCTTATTTCGGCAAAGCCACACAAACGTTGATTCCATTCTTCGGATTTGCGCTGGGTAGCTCCATCGACCTTGGTGTTATCGTAGATACAGGTATGTTGGGTATTCTGCTGGGTGTGTTCGTTATTATTATCACAGGTGTACCGCTGATCCTGGCCGACAAATTCATTGGCCGCGGAAACGGGACTGCCGGACTTGCCGCTTCGAGTACAGCCGGTGCAGCCGTAGCCAATCCTATGCTGGTGGCCAACATGAAGCCGGAATTCCTGCCGGCCGCTGAAGCCGCTACCGCATTGGTAGCAGCCTCCGTAATCGTGACTTCCATTCTGGTGCCAATCATCACGGCATACTACTCCGATTACATGAGAAAAAAGAATCCGCCAGCTGCGGATACCAAGATAGATGTCTCCACACCCCAAAAAGCTGTTGTTTAACCTCTGCTAACAACGGTAATAAGAACATTGAAGACCGTCCCGGTTGCTGCTGTAGCGGCGCCGGAGCGGTCTTTTTTGAAAGATAAGAATGTATATGCTTCGCGCAATGAATTAGCCTTATATTTCTCGCAGAAACGGATGCCGCCTCTTGCAGAGGACGGCGAAGCCGTTTCTACTTGTTTGTGGTGCTGATGGTTGGTGCTGATTTCCAGAAGGGTGGGAGTGCGGGCAGGGAGTTTGAAGCGAAACCTGCAAATATACAGTTTTTTGAACTGCGAGTAACCTGCTCAGAGAGAAAGCCTGCAATTGTGCAGGCTTTTCGGGCAAATACAGCTTAAATGTCACTTGGGGTGCTGAAAAGATGTACAAATGCAGGTATTCTGTTCCCCGCGCCCAAGATTGCAGAAAAAAGATGTACAATCGCAGGGATTTCGGCGGGAGCGTTACTTGTAAAGTGAATGATGGTGGGCTGTTGTAGGTTAAATGTGTGTACCTACTTAGATCCCAGTGAGCATATAGAATGTTACCTGGAACGTTTGGAGCAAATAGATGCGAAACTGGTTACTACTTAGGACCCCGCGAGACTCCAAGCCCTTGAACTAGGTAACCTGCATTCTAGCGGACCGTATAGCCCCTATTTCCTCCTATCTGCGATCTTTTGACGTCTTACGGACCGTATAGCCCCTAAGTCGTCAAAACAAGACCTAACCCAAGGTTGTTCTATGGTATAGAGGCTCCTGAGTCCGTTAATCCTGCAAAACGGCCTATGTACAGCAAATAGAGGCTCCTGAGTCCGCAACCGTCTGAAATCGAAGCGAGGGTTACGAGCGAAGAGGGCTAGGGAACCTAAGTAGTAACCGAAACTGCAACTAAATTCAGCCGAATCGCTAACTATATGCTGCACGCCATAAATTATCCTTCTCTTTCTCGCTGAAACGCCCCGTCCTATAAAAGGACGGCGAAGCCGTTTCCACTTGATTGGAATAGAGTAATTTGTCATTTTCTTGTAAATATCTGAAAGGTCACGCCATACTTATCGGTAACCATGCCGTAAGCCGGGCTGAAATAGGTTTGTACCAGCGGGTGCAGCACATGTCCTCCCTCCTCTAGCGCATGAAAGAAGGCAGCGGCTGTCCCGGCATCATCGGTTGTGAGGCAGATCGTCAGTATATTGCCGCTCTGAAGCGGCTGTCCCGGCTCGGAATCGGCGATATACAGCTCGCTGGCTCCAATCTTCAGCAGCGAGTGGGCGATCCGCTGTCCGGTAGCTTCATCCATCGGGTGGGCAGGGTCTGCCGGGCCTTCCCCAAAGGTCTGCTTGAACAGTAATTGGGCTTCAAATACCTGTTGATAGAAGCTTATCGCCGCCTCAGCCTGTCCGTCGAGTGTAATGTAGGGAATCATTTTTGTTGTCATTGTTGATCTCTCCTTATCGGTATATGGATAGTGCTGTTGGTCTTGTGTTTATTCTAGCTTATAATGGTGACAACTATTGTCATGGTTAGCGAATTAAATAGGAGGCTATTATGATGTCCAAGGCTAAACGGCTGCTGGAGCTGATGATGACGGTTAACCGCAAGCGTAAATTTACCGTCAAAGAGCTTGCTGCCGAATTTAATGTATCCTCCAGGACAATCCTGAGAGATTTGCAGGAGCTGGGTGAGTTGGGCGTACCCTTGTATTCGGAAGTGGGTCCGCATGGCGGGTATCAGGTGCTGAAAGAGCGGATATTGCCCCCGATTGCCTTTACAGAGGAAGAGGCGGTAGCGATTTTTTTTGCCAGCCATGCGCTGCGTCACTATACCTCTCTGCCCTTTAAAACAGAAGCTGCTGCAGCCCTGCAGAAATTCTATAACTATATGTCGGGAGAGGTTCGTGACCGTATCGATGAGATGAAGAACCGGATTGATTTCCTGACCCCGGCAAGAGAAGCGGGATTCCCTTATTTATCCCTCCTGCTGGAAGCAGCTATTCAGCAAACCGTAATTCATATCGATTATGAATCCAGGGGTGTCCGGACGGAGAGAGCCATACAGCCGATAGGGATTTATGCCAGCAACGGCCTGTGGTATTGCCCTGCCCATTGTTTCGTCCGTGGCGGAATACGAATCTTCCGCTGTGACAGAATCCATGCGGCTGCTGCCGAGGTTACAGGCATTTCACCGCTGAATCTGCGGCATGTGCATCTGGGGAACAAGGAATCTTTCATGAAGCAAGAACAGGCGCTTGACCCGCATCTTCTGATGCTGCATGTGGAGCTGGACAAGGAAGGCGTTCACCGCTGCGAAGGGGAAATCTGGTCTTCGTCTCTCCTACAGGTACGCGAGGACCGGACAGGCTGGCTGGAAGGGACAATCTCTGGGAGCGAGCTGGACTTTTTTGCCGGATTCATCATCGGACTGGGGAAGGGAGTGACTGTGCAGAAGCCGCCGGAGCTGGTGGAGAAGCTGAAAGAGCTGCTGGCCGGGCTGCTGGAGAAATACATGTAGCTGCTGTCGTAATCTTGCGCTCCTATTGCCATAAGCTGCAAACGGCCCGGACAATCGGATATACTGGCGGTATGAGGTGATTAGCCATGGAACAAGCCTTGTTCGATCAAATATATGAAACGGTTGTGCGGCATGATCCGCTGTATGACGGGGTGTTCTATACAGGGGTGCTGACGACGGGGATTGTCTGCCGCCCCTCCTGCCGGGCGCGCACGCCCAAGGCAGTGAATGTGAGATTCTATCCTTCACTGGAGGAAGCGGTAAGCGCAGGCTTCCGGCCCTGCAAGCGCTGCAGACCGGAGGAGGGCGGGAAGCTGCGTCCTGATGCGGTGCTGGCAGCCCAGGCGGATGCGCTGCTGGAAGCGCGTTATGCGGAGCGGCTAACGCTGGCCGACCTGGCTGCGCCACTGAAGGTCAGCCCGTTCCACCTGCAGCGGACCTACACGCGTGTGACAGGGCGCTCACCGGCTGCCAAGCTGGACGAGGTGCGGCTGACTAAGGTGCGGCAGCAGCTTATGGAGACAGAGCAGCCCATTGCCGAGATCGGCCAAGCGGCAGGCTTCCGCGGAGCGTCGCATTTCGCGGCCTGGTTCGCACGCAAGACGGGGGTGTCCCCGACGGAATTCCGCAAGCAAATCAGAGGAGGACTTGACCATGAATCAACGTGAACGAACAACGATCTACCGCCATCAGCTGATGCTGGGCGAGCGGTCCTGGACCTTATGGGCCACCGACAAGGGATTGGTGCGCCTGTCCTTCTACCACGATGAGGAGCGGATCTCGCAGGCCTGGCTCAGCCGCTATGCCGGTCCGCACCAATTCGTGGAGGACAGGGAGGTATTTACCGAACTGGGGGTGATTCAGCTGCTGGAGAATTATTTCGCGGGCCAGCCGATCAGCTTCACGAGTCTTCCGCTGGACCTGTGGGGAACGGCCTTTCAGCAGGAAGTCTGGACAGGCCTCGCCGGAATTGCCCACGGGCAGGTAGCTACCTACAAGCAGCTGGCCGAGCGAATCGGCAGACCGCAGGCGGTTCGTGCCGTAGGCGCAGCTAACGGGCAGAATCCGCTGCCGGTCATTCTGCCCTGCCACCGGATCATCGGGGCCAATGGCACCCTGACCGGTTACCGGGGCGGACTTGTGCTGAAGCAGGAACTACTACAGCTGGAGGGGATACATCATGTGGGGACAGCCGGACATGAACGATTTGCTTTTTGAGCTGCTGCTGCCGGAACTGTTCGACTACGCCACCTGTCTGGAATACATGGAACGTTCCGCGCTGGAATGCCTGTACCGGGCGGATAGCACTGGGGTTACTCGGCTGTTCGAGCTGGGCAGCGGGCCGCTGCTAATTAAGTTGACCATGAGGGACGGCAGCTTCATACAGGCCAGACTGCTGCATGGCAGCGTGCCCGGAATAGAGGAGCAGGAGCGGCTGGCCCGTTATATCACGGAATGGTTTGATCTGGACCGTGATCTTACGCCCTTTTATACCTTGGCAGCCGCAGATCCGTTGCTGGGGCCACTCGCCGTTCGCTTCCATGGTTTGCGGATTGTAGGGATACCGGACCTGTTTGAAGCGTTATGCTGGGCGATTCTGGGACAGCAGGTCAACCTGGCGTTTGCTTACCGGCTTAAGCAGCGGCTCACGGCGGAATACGGAAGGTCTATGGAATGGGAGGGGCATACGTATTATTGTTTTGCCCGTCCGGAAGATTTGCTGGGCGTATCTGTAGAGGAGCTATGCGCGCTTCAGCTGACCCGCAGCAAAGCCCGCACGATTCTTGAGGTTGCCGCTTTGCTGGCCCGCGGTGAGCTGAGCCGGGAGGCCCTGCTGGACATGCCGTCACCTGAAGCTGCGGAGAAGGAGCTTGTGGCCATTCGCGGGATTGGGCCCTGGACGGCACAGTATGTGCGGATGAGATGCCTGCGCGACCCCTCTTCTTTTCCGGTAGGGGATGTAGGGCTGCAAAATGCCGTGAAGGTACTGACGGGAATGGACAAAAAGCCAACTCCGGCAGAGCTTGTCGGGCTGTCTGTGGGCTGGCGGGGCTGGGAAGCCTATGCCACATTTTATTTGTGGCGGACTTTGTATTAAGCCATACGAGGAATCATAGACAGATACTCTAAGACTCCTCTCATGGATTCGGCTTCTCTCTATCAGATTGTGCGCAGCCTGTCCCCAGTGTGCCTTTCTTGTTGGTAAGAGAGATTATATTGGTTCAGCAGCTCATCCAACGCTACAGATTGCCGAAGTACCTTGGGATGATTGAAGCTGCCATACTGCATCTGCATTTGGTGAAGCTTATATCGTGCTCTTTCAATGCGAATTCGGATCGGTACCGGACTGTCCATGTTGGATTCGCCTCCTTATGTAATATTTTAGATATTAATGTAAAAATATAGGGTATTGGACTTGGCACATTACAGAATTTTAAGGTTCAGCTTCCATAAAAAGACGCTCTCGGTTTAACCGGAGCGTCTTTGCATTTTATTCTTTGGAAGATTGTGTCGAAATGTGCGGTGTTCTTTTGTCGATCATTCAGCGAAGAAAAGGTTCAAATCAAAAATAACTTCGAAACGCATGAATAAAGCTTTTTTGAGTTGAAGATAATTAAAGCAAAGTTCTTACTTCCGGAGGTTAACCACATGAATCAAACGAGCTTTGCCGATACCCGTTCAGAAATGGATACCCAACCGATTTCACCCCTATTGGAGTCTAATTTAAAGTGGCTCGAAACGCGTTTTGAATACTGCGATGATTTATCCGTTTTTCAGTGGCACTTTGGACCGGAGCTCCGACACACAGCATTCTCCGTTTATTTCGATTCGTTATTTGAAAATAAAACATTAAATTATATGAAAGCCTCGCTTCAGGACCTTGTCCCCCACGAAGTAGGCCCTGCAATTACTGTCATTCCTGAAGACGTAATTCGCTTTTTCAGCAACCACGGTGTTTCCTCGCAATCTGCCAAGCTTGTAAACGATCTAAAAGAAGCAAGTGATGATATTGTTACAGGGCATCTTGTTATCTTCTTCAATGGTTGGGAGCAAGCTTTGTCTTACAAAGTTGCTTCACTAATAACTAGGCAAGTGACCGAACCGGGTGCGGAATCCGTAGTTCATGGTCCGCGTGAGAGTACAGTTGAGAATTTACAAAAGAATATCGGTATGTTACGACAGCGGCTAAAAACGCCTAATTTTAAATTAGAAAAGTTTACGCTTGGGGTAGATACCAAAACTGAAGTCAATATCGCTTATTTGATAAATGTAGTTAACTTGGAAGTCTTAGCTGAGTTAAAAAAGCGAATTTCTGGAATGAAGCAAGTTAATGTTCTTGATACCTCTTTTGTTGAAGAGTGGATTGAGGATTCGACTTATTCTCCATTCCCTCAATACCGCTATACAGAACGGCCGGATACCGCTACTGCCGCTTTGTTGGATGGTAAAATCATCGTGCTCGTCGAAGGTACAGGTTCGATTTTAATATGTCCGGGACTTTTTACAGAAATGCATCAATCCTCGGAAGACTATTACCAAAGAAGTATGATTGCTTCCCTGATTCGCCTAATGAGGATATTTGCATTTTTTATTGCTTTAACTTTGCCTAGCATATATATTGCTTTAACGACTTTTCATCCGGAATTGATTCCTACCGTCCTTTTACTTGCCATCATGAATGCGCGTGAGGGAATTCCTTTCCCTGC
This window encodes:
- a CDS encoding spore germination protein, whose amino-acid sequence is MNQTSFADTRSEMDTQPISPLLESNLKWLETRFEYCDDLSVFQWHFGPELRHTAFSVYFDSLFENKTLNYMKASLQDLVPHEVGPAITVIPEDVIRFFSNHGVSSQSAKLVNDLKEASDDIVTGHLVIFFNGWEQALSYKVASLITRQVTEPGAESVVHGPRESTVENLQKNIGMLRQRLKTPNFKLEKFTLGVDTKTEVNIAYLINVVNLEVLAELKKRISGMKQVNVLDTSFVEEWIEDSTYSPFPQYRYTERPDTATAALLDGKIIVLVEGTGSILICPGLFTEMHQSSEDYYQRSMIASLIRLMRIFAFFIALTLPSIYIALTTFHPELIPTVLLLAIMNAREGIPFPAFYEAAIMEFFFELLREAGARLPRQIGATISIVGALVIGEAAISAGIASPTMVVVVALTGIASFAIPQYNMATAIRIIKIPLMILSTFLGGFGLMIGFLWILLHLTSLRSLGQPYLNPLAPLQPKQLLDTLLRAPFKILLRSPRNKLFGSKK
- a CDS encoding methylated-DNA--[protein]-cysteine S-methyltransferase — encoded protein: MNQRERTTIYRHQLMLGERSWTLWATDKGLVRLSFYHDEERISQAWLSRYAGPHQFVEDREVFTELGVIQLLENYFAGQPISFTSLPLDLWGTAFQQEVWTGLAGIAHGQVATYKQLAERIGRPQAVRAVGAANGQNPLPVILPCHRIIGANGTLTGYRGGLVLKQELLQLEGIHHVGTAGHERFAF
- a CDS encoding aspartyl-phosphate phosphatase Spo0E family protein, whose protein sequence is MDSPVPIRIRIERARYKLHQMQMQYGSFNHPKVLRQSVALDELLNQYNLSYQQERHTGDRLRTI
- a CDS encoding DNA-3-methyladenine glycosylase family protein, producing the protein MWGQPDMNDLLFELLLPELFDYATCLEYMERSALECLYRADSTGVTRLFELGSGPLLIKLTMRDGSFIQARLLHGSVPGIEEQERLARYITEWFDLDRDLTPFYTLAAADPLLGPLAVRFHGLRIVGIPDLFEALCWAILGQQVNLAFAYRLKQRLTAEYGRSMEWEGHTYYCFARPEDLLGVSVEELCALQLTRSKARTILEVAALLARGELSREALLDMPSPEAAEKELVAIRGIGPWTAQYVRMRCLRDPSSFPVGDVGLQNAVKVLTGMDKKPTPAELVGLSVGWRGWEAYATFYLWRTLY